A stretch of Limanda limanda chromosome 7, fLimLim1.1, whole genome shotgun sequence DNA encodes these proteins:
- the wdr6 gene encoding WD repeat-containing protein 6, translating into MEAAALVAPVTAVHFIQDRFLLTGEGPVLTVYSLEPRPKASASLSVLQHYRIHGVRPRRQAAVTAQKTQDGPSSTTGPDFYDLAVFGGKAVRLVRLHVGLHDGDHLHLEVLGPLMELQDWALDVHWLSGDKDSLLCVALAHNSALLLDVNTGTALVQRSCLEGCLLYSALLLVHESWADVVLVGGTVFNQLVVWKPDGGGDSYSKCKAPVERRLLGHSGVIFNISYLQERGWLASASDDRSVRVWGVGVLGGPGGKCGDLNPTCLRVLYGHQARVFSVRLSPGKVFSAGEDGACLVWDWAGGGKVVRTLKGHRAGGVRSLAVSGGTEEERWVATGGADGGVRLWRLQETEEKTEEAVTDKLTDLKFPGPSLPKVVCVAGEEDDNESWSQSKIVVCTDQGTVYQYSNGTWENLWQGTADFHSYCVMETVCINVKDSTAKVNLCAVGNLSGSIQVFPISHPHAGILLSGGSGKIHSLIWKEGGAGMCLLASGSEGIVYRWCIEVKLNDNQSLALNANPLLPFLLPPCGKRWLLAALCLHSRSQGALWVCGDRRGSLLLYQEGGEVEPKKGDDAQAQEGEDEENRREGVGKSSVMEQGKNSEVHELQLQPLSCLFGVHGKQGVTSVCEYRGLLYSSGRDGCVRVFRVQQTPRAKHEENSKNIAEKTGENHQRLQLEVLRVQRACKGMEWLEKVLILQPEIPEEEKAREEGETCSKTGREDAQPENEAREARFVIAGFHAVHFVVWDPVRQERLLEVPCGGGHRSWVLWPSHKRVWPGYGALVFIKHGAVLASHPPGEEGNWAGRTGRTGGWGLREGIHGRGVGCVCRLGMIVGSGCDIQTTASMTATERKEVEREQGHWEVLVTGGEDTSLTVLAVHPNSGNIKVLSVITDHISSVRTVTAMKHAGGERAHQVQSLSTLLFSAGGRAQMQCYRLLIGWDQQRLIPSCQVIQVASHRLDEQWERKRNRHKTVKMDPETRYMSIVVVDERNDCVLLALACSDGAVRLFSVNEGKDRIDLLWETFHHQRCVLSVATCSLEDGKGNRYKLLFSAATDGKIAVWDLTDASSSKDTSLDAPSPPTPCLDIPAHQSGINSLAVCAEELGLEEGGCLVTVASGGDDGQLTVSVIRVQYPEDMQTGGSRGLSQISQPEFQSPNQLQLHLHGHSHIPLAHAAPITAVKLLTPGLMVSTSSDQRVCLWRVSSTGISHRETLFSHVADAAGLSVWEGQMMDSEEGDENTIFEAEEISVCGEGIEAGLETERKSAEEAERFRTSDERGGETGNQTPTNSVVKRGGDGKDCCESRKKREKTGWVLVCGQGLQLLRVPNTDTWTEGSIKREKNRKMNHTVKVTLQEKSEYVESENKSGPE; encoded by the exons ATGGAGGCAGCAGCTCTGGTCGCTCCAGTCACAGCTGTGCACTTCATCCAGGATCGATTTCTCCTCACAG GAGAGGGTCCAGTCCTGACGGTGTACAGTCTGGAGCCTCGTCCTAAAGCCTCTGCTTCACTGAGTGTTCTCCAACACTACAGAATCCATGGAGTCAGACCAAGACGCCAGGCCGCTGTCACAGCTCAGAAGACACAGGATG GACCGAGCTCCACCACAGGGCCTGACTTCTACGACCTGGCAGTGTTTGGGGGCAAGGCTGTGCGGCTGGTGAGGCTCCATGTGGGTCTGCACGATGGGGACCATCTGCACCTGGAGGTCCTCGGTCCCCTCATGGAGTTACAGGACTGGgccctggatgttcactggcTTTCTGGAGACAAAGACTCACTTCTCTGTGTGGCTTTAGCTCACAATAGTGCTCTTCTCCTGGATGTCAACACAGGCACTGCCCTGGTTCAGCGCTCCTGTCTGGAGGGATGTCTGCTGTACTCTGCCCTCCTTCTTGTACATGAATCTTGGGCAGATGTCGTCTTAGTAGGTGGGACTGTTTTCAACCAGCTGGTTGTCTGGAAgcctgatggaggaggagacagttATTCTAAATGCAAAGCTCCAGTGGAGAGACGTCTGCTGGGGCACAGTGGGGTCATCTTCAACATCTCCTACCTCCAGGAGAGGGGGTGGCTGGCTTCAGCCTCTGATGATCGCAGTGTAAGGGTGTGGGGTGTTGGTGTTTTAGGGGGCCCTGGGGGTAAATGTGGGGACCTGAATCCAACTTGTTTACGAGTCCTGTATGGACACCAGGCTAGGGTGTTCTCAGTGCGTCTCTCCCCCGGGAAGGTGTTCAGTGCTGGGGAGGACGGGGCCTGTTTAGTCTGGGACTGGGCCGGAGGTGGGAAGGTGGTTCGGACATTAAAGGGACACCGAGCAGGGGGCGTGCGTTCACTGGCAGTGAGTGGggggacagaagaagagagatggGTGGCTACAGGGGGGGCAGATGGAGGCGTGAGGTTGTGGAGGTTGCAGGAGACTGAGGAGAAGACGGAGGAAGCAGTGACAGACAAACTTACGGACCTTAAATTCCCGGGTCCCAGTTTGCCTAAAGTGGTTTGTGtagcaggagaagaggatgacAATGAAAGTTGGAGCCAGAGTAAGATTGTGGTTTGCACTGATCAAGGAACTGTCTATCAATACAGCAATGGGACGTGGGAGAACTTATGGCAAGGGACTGCTGACTTTCATTCTTACTGTGTGATGGAAACAGTCTGCATCAATGTAAAAGACTCCACAGCCAAAGTTAATTTGTGTGCTGTGGGAAACCTCAGTGGGTCCATTCAGGTCTTCCCCATCTCTCATCCTCACGCTGGGATCCTTCTCTCAGGGGGTTCAGGGAAGATCCACAGTCTCATTtggaaagagggaggagcaggCATGTGCTTGCTGGCGTCAGGTAGTGAAGGAATCGTCTATCGCTGGTGTATAGAGGTTAAATTAAATGATAACCAATCCTTAGCTCTCAATGCcaatcctcttcttcctttccttcttcctccctgcGGCAAACGCTGGCTGTTGGCTGCATTGTGCCTCCACTCCAGGTCACAGGGGGCGCTCTGGGTTTGCGGGGACAGGAGAGGGTCCCTGCTTTTGTAtcaagagggaggagaagttGAACCAAAGAAAGGAGATGATGCACAGGCACAGGAAGGTGAAGATGAGGaaaacagaagagagggagTTGGAAAAAGCAGTGTCATGGAGCAGGGAAAGAACAGTGAAGTGCACGAACTACAGCTGCAACCTTTAAGCTGCTTGTTCGGGGTGCACGGAAAACAGGGAGTGACAtcagtgtgtgaatacagaGGACTCCTCTACAGCAGCGGCAGGGATGGCTGTGTGAGAGTTTTTAGAGTTCAACAAACACCACGAGCAAAACATgaagaaaacagtaaaaatatCGCTGAAAAGACTGGAGAGAACCACCAGCGGCTTCAGCTGGAGGTTCTGCGAGTTCAGCGGGCCTGTAAAGGTATGGAGTGGCTGGAGAAAGTTCTGATTCTCCAACCTGAAATTCCCGAGGAAGAGAAGGCCAGAGAGGAAGGTGAGACCTGCTCTaagacaggaagagaagatGCACAGCCAGAAAATGAGGCAAGAGAAGCCAGGTTTGTCATCGCAGGGTTCCACGCTGTCCACTTTGTGGTGTGGGACCCGGTGAGGCAGGAGAGGCTGCTTGAGGTGCCTTGTGGTGGGGGGCATCGCTCATGGGTTCTCTGGCCTTCACACAAAAGGGTTTGGCCTGGATATGGAGCTCTGGTCTTCATCAAGCACGGGGCTGTCCTGGCTTCACATCCTCCCGGAGAGGAAGGGAACTGGGCTGGTAGGACAGGAAGGACTGGAGGATGGGGCCTGAGAGAGGGAATCCACGGAAGGGGGGTCGGGTGTGTATGCAGGCTGGGGATGATAGTGGGAAGTGGCTGTGACATTCAAACGACTGCAAGTATGACGGCAACTGAAAGAAAGGAGGTGGAGCGGGAGCAAGGGCATTGGGAGGTGTTGGTGACGGGAGGAGAGGACACCAGCTTAACCGTCCTCGCGGTACATCCCAACTCCGGCAACATCAAAGTCCTCTCAGTAATCACAGACCACATCTCGAGTGTGAGGACGGTGACGGCAATGAAGCatgcagggggagagagggcTCACCAGGTACAGTCTCTCTCAACCTTGCTCTTCTCAGCCGGCGGCCGGGCTCAAATGCAGTGTTACCGGCTGTTGATTGGCTGGGACCAGCAGAGATTGATTCCTTCCTGTCAGGTGATCCAGGTGGCCAGTCACCGGCTGGACGAACAGTGGGAGAGGAAGCGGAACCGGCATAAGACGGTGAAAATGGATCCAGAAACAAG gtacATGTCCATAGTGGTGGTGGACGAGAGGAACGACTGTGTTCTTCTGGCTCTGGCCTGCAGTGACGGAGCTGTCAG actgTTCTCTGTCAATGAAGGTAAAGATCGGATTGATTTGTTGTGGGAGACGTTTCACCACCAGCGCTGTGTGCTCAGTGTCGCCACCTGCAGCCTGGAGGACGGAAAGGGCAACAG GTATAAGCTGCTGTTCAGTGCTGCGACAGATGGCAAAATTGCAGTTTGGGATTTGACTGACGCTTCCTCCTCAAAAGACACTTCACTTGATGCTCCAAGTCCACCGACCCCCTGCCTCGACATTCCTGCCCACCAGAGCGGCATCAACTCATTGGCTGTTTGTGCAGAGGAACTGGGACTAGAAGAGGGTGGTTGCCTGGTTACTGTTGCTAGCGGAGGGGATGATGGGCAGCTGACAGTGTCCGTAATCAGGGTGCAGTACCCAGaagacatgcagactggggGCAGCAGAGGGCTTTCTCAGATTTCACAACCCGAGTTCCAATCCCCGAACCAGCTTCAGCTCCATCTCCACGGTCACTCACACATCCCACTGGCCCACGCTGCCCCTATTACCGCCGTAAAGCTCCTGACCCCAGGCCTGATGGTCTCTACTTCTTCAGATCAGAGGGTTTGCCTGTGGAGAGTCTCCAGTACCGGTATCAGCCACAGAGAGACGCTGTTCTCCCATGTTGCAGACGCTGCAGGACTTTCTGTGTGGGAGGGGCAGATGATGGACAGTGAGGAaggagatgaaaacacaatatttgagGCTGAGGAGATTTCCGTTTGTGGAGAAGGGATTGAGGCAGGATtagaaacagagaggaagagtgctGAGGAAGCTGAGAGGTTCAGGACCAGtgatgagagaggaggcgagACAGGAAATCAAACACCCACCAACAGTGTGGTTAAGAGAGGCGGTGACGGGAAAGATTGTTGTGAGagcaggaaaaagagagagaagacggGATGGGTGCTGGTCTGTGGTCAGGGCCTCCAGCTGCTCCGAGtcccaaacacagacacatggacAGAGGGAAgtataaaaagagagaaaaaccgCAAAATGAATCACACAGTTAAAGTGACTTTACAAGAAAAGTCAGAGTATGTGGAATCAGAAAATAAGAGTGGTCCTGAATGA
- the LOC133005060 gene encoding solute carrier family 26 member 6-like, with the protein MGERWMAYSVHRKILDEGAVGDMAGKSESKTQTLSEKVKKSMRCSAPRLKKFLLSSIPLLSWLPRYPIREYAIGDLIAGISVGIMHIPFGMGVALVTSVPPIFGLYSCFYPVLIYFIFGTSRHISMGPYTVVGVMIGGVADRLILNSDFMIWDNVTNSSIVDTMSRDAARVQVAAAVTFLSGVFQIFLGLAQFGFLVTYLSEPLVRGYTTGTAFHIIVSQLKYIFGINLVGHSGPLSLIYNLLEVWYLILETNIGTLVVSVVTLVCLVVAKELNACLSQKLPVPIPMELLALIIGTVVSWQVNLEENYGVDVVGLIPSGLQPPVFPDISLFGQVIGDAFAVSVVGYGIVISLGRIFALKYGYKVDSNQELIALGLSNSFGGIFQCLSISTSISRSEIQERAGGKTQVAGALSAIISFVIMLWIGALFKDLPKAVLAAITYVTLLGMLKQFLGIPVLWRKNKIDAVIWVATFIFTLLLNSDMGLAASIGFSMLTVIFRTQLPKYSLLGQIPGTDIYRPLEEYSQVRQVQGILIFRSSATLYFANAEMYQDALGKKSDIDIAKILSAKKKLKAKRERIEKENAKKAKKNGVNMGSEHKDIAVIKMDVKHEPSYPQAIVLDLSPVNFLDTMGIKALQNIQRDYGEIGIEVVLAGCQTGVVDNLQTGGFFNDKMTKSCLFSTIHDAVLFCQSDRMEDESKYPTPLQLSSAPTRPITRNPTPCTPFRGRQNEEDEEDSCSSFSSEVTSPPLPVLQGNAGAGGRGVRARRRVLPQRRVPRPPRLPPLRPVTNLSFSRSFTFSFFELPLHQSPRCRAERVRNLMLLLRQIHY; encoded by the exons ATGGGAGAACGATGGATGGCCTACAGCGTCCACAGGAAGATCCTGGATGAAGGGGCTGTGGGTGATATGGCAGGAAAGTCTGAGTCAAAAACACAGACTCTATCAGAGAAAGTCAAAAAGTCAATGAG GTGCTCTGCTCCCCGGCTGAAGAAATTCCTGCTGAGTAGCATTCCTCTCTTATCGTGGCTGCCTCGTTACCCCATCAGAGAATACGCCATTGGTGACCTGATCGCTGGGATCAGTGTGGGGATCATGCATATACCATTTG GTATGGGCGTTGCCTTGGTGACATCTGTTCCTCCAATCTTTGGCCTTTATTCGTGCTTCTACCCCGTCCTTATTTACTTTATCTTTGGCACATCCAGGCACATCTCCATGG GACCATATACAGTGGTAGGTGTGATGATAGGAGGAGTTGCAGATCGACTAATCCTAAACTCAGACTTTATGATATGGGACAATGTGACCAACTCCAGCATAGTTGACACCATGTCTCGAGATGCAGCGAGGGTCCAAGTGGCTGCAGCTGTCACCTTCCTATCTGGAGTATTTCAG ATTTTTCTCGGTCTGGCCCAGTTTGGTTTCCTGGTGACGTACCTGTCTGAGCCTCTGGTCCGAGGTTACACTACTGGAACTGCTTTTCACATCATTGTTTCCCAGCTCAAATACATCTTTGGCATCAACCTCGTGGGACACAGTGGACCATTGTCATTGATATAT aATTTATTGGAGGTGTGGTATCTCATTCTAGAAACCAACATTGGTACTTTGGTGGTTAGTGTTGTCACCTTAGTCTGCCTTGTCGTCGCTAAGGAGCTCAATGCATGCTTGAGTCAAAAACTACCTGTTCCTATACCTATGGAGCTGCTCGCT TTGATTATAGGCACAGTCGTTTCCTGGCAAGTAAACTTGGAGGAGAATTATGGAGTAGACGTGGTGGGACTCATTCCCTCAGG TCTCCAGCCCCCGGTTTTCCCAGACATCTCTCTGTTTGGTCAGGTGATAGGGGACGCCTTTGctgtgtctgtggttggctACGGCATAGTCATCTCACTAGGACGAATATTCGCCCTGAAATATGGATACAAGGTGGACAGCAACCAG GAACTAATCGCCCTGGGTCTGAGTAACTCTTTCGGAGGAATTTTCCAGTGTTTGTCCATCAGCACCTCCATTTCTCGAAGTGAGATTCAGGAACGTGCAGGAGGGAAAACTCAG GTTGCTGGAGCACTATCAGCAATCATTTCCTTTGTTATCATGCTTTGGATTGGGGCTCTCTTTAAAGATCTGCCTAAg GCAGTGCTGGCTGCCATCACCTATGTCACCCTCCTTGGCATGTTGAAGCAGTTCCTGGGCATCCCTGtactgtggagaaaaaacaaaatagatGCA GTCATCTGGGTGGCCACCTTCATCTTCACCTTGTTGTTGAACTCTGACATGGGACTAGCTGCAAGCATCGGCTTCTCCATGCTCACTGTCATCTTCAGGACACAGCT ccctAAGTATTCCCTACTGGGGCAGATCCCAGGCACTGACATTTACAGGCCACTGGAGGAGTACTCTCAG GTGAGGCAGGTGCAAGGGATTTTAATCTTCCGTTCCTCTGCTACACTCTACTTTGCTAATGCTGAGATGTATCAAGATGCCCTGGGAAAGAAG TCGGACATTGATATTGCCAAGATCCTGTCAGCAAAGAAGAAACTTAAGGCCAAAAGGGAGAGGATTGAGAAGGAAAATGCCAAGAAAGCCAAGAAGAACGGGGTAAACATG GGGTCAGAGCACAAGGACATTGCTGTCATTAAAATGGATGTTAAGCATGAGCCGTCATATCCACAAGCCATCGTTCTTGACCTCAGCCCCGTCAACTTCCTGGATACTATGGGAATCAAGGCGCTACAAAAT ATCCAAAGAGACTATGGAGAAATTGGTATCGAGGTGGTTCTTGCTGGCTGCCAAA ctggtGTGGTGGATAACCTGCAGACCGGAGGTTTCTTCAATGACAAAATGACAAAGTCCTGTCTGTTCTCCACCATCCATGATGCCGTTTTGTTCTGTCAGTCGGACAGAATGGAAGATGAG TCAAAGTACCCCACTCCTCTTCAGCTCTCCAGCGCCCCCACCAGGCCAATCACCCGAAAC cccACGCCGTGCACCCCTTTTCGTGGGAGACAgaatgaagaagatgaagaagattcATGTTCAAGCTTTAGCTCCGAGGTtacatctcctcctctgccggTCCTCCAGGGCAATGCAG gtgcAGGAGGTCGGGGGGTGCGGGCGAGGCGGAGGGTGTTGCCCCAGCGCCGGGTGCCTCGTCCTCCTCGCCTCCCACCGCTGCGTCCAGTCACCAATCTCAGCTTCTCTCGGAGCTTCACCTTCTCTTTCTTCGAGCTGCCGCTGCACCAGTCGCCTCGCTGCCGGGCCGAACGCGTCAGAAACCTCATGCTGCTTTTGAGACAGATTCACTACTGA